The proteins below come from a single Deinococcus radiodurans R1 = ATCC 13939 = DSM 20539 genomic window:
- a CDS encoding flavin monoamine oxidase family protein: MSRRNFLGMVGMVGGAAAAYQMMNTMGLAASSTYTKPQLTGGGKGKSVLILGGGLAGMASAYEMQKAGYDVQILEFNGRAGGRCWTIRGGDEYTELGGFKQTCEFDRGLYINPGPWRIPCHHHAYLHYAREFGVKLEPFIMENWNAYIHREGKNGQQPTRVRQAEARTDMQGHVAELLNKAASQGNLDTGLTTEDKEKLLEALHEWGFLNKDGRYVKSLETSTFRGYDRDPGARLEPGTPSQPIGLDTLLERRLWSDLNQGMWYEFRSTMFEPVGGMDAMARAFESRVGRFIKYRARVTEIKQDTDKVTATYVDADGTTKTASGDYCICTIPLSILSQIKLTGVDKDLAEAIKKVPYASSFKAGVQYKRRFWEQDDDIYGGISYTDLPNQLISYPSNNYFSTGKGVVLGAYMFGTDAVVMSGMSPEERLKKVVEYNAQLHPAAAKEFDNGVTVGWHRVPWTLGCYGLYNADTRERYYPTLCARHGRMMLAGEHTSYWNGWQEGALLAATTAVQEMHKFASSQA, from the coding sequence ATGAGCCGCAGAAATTTCCTGGGGATGGTCGGCATGGTCGGTGGGGCCGCCGCCGCCTACCAGATGATGAACACGATGGGCCTCGCCGCGTCCTCGACCTACACCAAGCCGCAACTTACCGGCGGCGGCAAGGGCAAGAGCGTGCTGATTCTGGGCGGGGGCTTAGCCGGCATGGCGAGCGCCTACGAAATGCAGAAGGCCGGCTACGACGTGCAGATTCTCGAATTCAACGGGCGCGCCGGGGGCCGCTGCTGGACCATTCGCGGCGGCGACGAATACACCGAGCTCGGCGGCTTCAAGCAGACCTGCGAGTTCGACCGGGGCCTGTACATCAACCCCGGCCCCTGGCGCATTCCCTGCCACCATCACGCTTACCTCCACTACGCCCGCGAGTTCGGGGTCAAGCTCGAACCGTTCATCATGGAAAACTGGAACGCCTACATCCACCGCGAGGGGAAAAATGGTCAGCAACCCACGCGGGTGCGGCAGGCCGAGGCGCGCACCGACATGCAGGGGCACGTGGCCGAACTGCTGAACAAGGCCGCCAGCCAGGGCAACCTCGACACCGGCCTGACCACCGAGGACAAGGAAAAACTGCTCGAAGCGCTGCACGAATGGGGTTTTCTCAACAAGGACGGGCGCTACGTCAAGAGCCTCGAAACGAGCACATTCCGTGGCTATGACCGCGACCCCGGTGCCCGCCTCGAACCCGGCACGCCCTCGCAGCCGATCGGCCTCGACACGCTGCTTGAGCGCCGGCTCTGGAGCGACCTGAACCAGGGTATGTGGTACGAGTTCCGCAGCACCATGTTCGAGCCGGTCGGCGGCATGGATGCCATGGCCCGCGCCTTCGAGAGCCGGGTGGGCCGCTTCATCAAGTACCGCGCCCGCGTGACCGAAATCAAGCAGGACACCGACAAGGTCACCGCGACCTACGTGGACGCCGACGGCACCACCAAGACCGCGAGCGGCGACTACTGCATCTGCACCATTCCGCTCTCGATCCTCAGCCAGATCAAGCTGACCGGCGTGGACAAGGACCTCGCCGAAGCCATCAAGAAGGTGCCCTACGCCTCGAGCTTCAAGGCGGGCGTGCAGTACAAGCGCCGTTTCTGGGAACAGGACGATGACATCTACGGCGGCATCTCGTACACCGACCTGCCCAACCAGCTCATCTCCTACCCCTCGAACAACTACTTCTCGACCGGCAAGGGCGTGGTCCTCGGCGCCTACATGTTCGGCACCGACGCGGTGGTCATGAGCGGCATGTCGCCCGAAGAGCGCCTGAAGAAAGTCGTGGAGTACAACGCGCAGCTGCACCCCGCCGCCGCCAAGGAGTTCGACAACGGCGTGACCGTGGGCTGGCACCGCGTGCCCTGGACTCTCGGCTGCTACGGCCTGTACAACGCCGACACCCGCGAGCGCTACTACCCTACCCTCTGCGCCCGTCATGGCCGCATGATGCTGGCCGGCGAGCACACCTCCTACTGGAACGGCTGGCAGGAAGGCGCCCTGCTCGCGGCCACCACCGCCGTGCAGGAAATGCACAAGTTCGCGAGCAGTCAGGCCTGA
- a CDS encoding c-type cytochrome, protein MSSSPRNFSLVPTLLLSLALGVILGVIFLLLFNPAVKRNTAAQNGQVMTQTSQNTSTQTTQSSQSTQGTQSTDQTAQNQSGQNQTAQTNAAGGLGTTGQEAQGQNGQNANGQNAAPEDPAHGTTQAADPVKGRTYDFFTGQTGAELYVEVCQSCHMPGGKGANGGGGVYNYPALAGNAKLASAPYVESMVLNGNGGMPGFAHYLSDEQAAKIVNYVRTELNNNQDQVKPEDLKQIRPPVEREMTFGEDAG, encoded by the coding sequence ATGTCCTCATCTCCCAGGAATTTTTCGCTCGTCCCGACCCTGCTGCTCAGCCTCGCGCTGGGTGTCATTCTCGGGGTCATTTTCCTGCTGCTGTTCAACCCGGCGGTCAAGCGCAACACCGCCGCGCAAAACGGGCAGGTCATGACCCAGACGAGCCAGAACACCAGCACCCAGACCACTCAATCCAGCCAGTCCACCCAGGGTACTCAGTCGACGGACCAGACGGCCCAGAACCAGTCGGGGCAGAATCAAACCGCTCAGACAAACGCCGCTGGTGGCCTTGGCACCACGGGCCAGGAAGCCCAGGGCCAGAATGGGCAGAACGCCAACGGTCAAAACGCTGCTCCCGAAGACCCCGCGCACGGCACGACCCAGGCGGCGGACCCGGTCAAGGGGCGCACCTACGACTTTTTCACCGGCCAAACCGGCGCCGAGCTGTACGTCGAAGTCTGCCAGAGCTGCCACATGCCCGGCGGCAAGGGTGCCAACGGCGGCGGCGGTGTCTACAACTACCCCGCGCTCGCCGGCAACGCCAAGCTCGCCAGTGCGCCCTATGTGGAAAGCATGGTTCTGAACGGCAACGGCGGGATGCCCGGCTTTGCCCACTACCTCAGCGACGAGCAGGCGGCCAAAATCGTCAACTATGTCCGCACCGAGCTGAACAACAATCAGGACCAGGTCAAGCCCGAAGACCTCAAGCAGATTCGTCCGCCGGTCGAGAGAGAAATGACCTTCGGGGAAGACGCGGGCTGA
- a CDS encoding NAD-dependent malic enzyme: MSHKTLPLTDHYDVKRGEDGHRYLRPLVRGFNLTRIPLLNKGTAFTAEEREAHGLDGLLAPQVDSLEVLIERAYREFSKRGAALEKHVYLRNLQDRNEVLFYALLSHHVEEMLPIVYTPTVGDAVKKFSQIYRYPRGLTLSTRTIERAEQALANVPLNDVRIIVATDSSAILGIGDQGFGGMAISIGKLSLYTVAGGVGPDKTLPVELDVGTGRADLREDPHYLGVKHERLTGEEYFAFIDKFVEATIQRYPKAIIQWEDFSKDAAFEVLARYRKVVPSFNDDIQGTGAVVLAGVLNACRIKGEALKDQVVVVHGAGAGGAGVAAAIREGMHREGLSPDEIARRVFVLDSRGLLTDDRSMEAYKQALATPRALVSGWSGTDLLGVVREAKATVLLGLSGVPGTFDEDIVKAALANTPRPLVFPLSNPTAHSEALPEDILRWTDGAAIVATGSPFAPVEHGGQTHEIGQGNNAFIFPGLGFGAILARVREITDEMVTEAAYALADYTQAHHPGRTYPPVNELSQASVQVAVAVIKQAIKDGVATEFSVRRLSDGELRAFVERKFWEPKFLPYHS, from the coding sequence ATGAGCCACAAGACCCTGCCCCTGACCGACCACTACGACGTGAAGCGCGGCGAAGACGGCCACCGCTACCTGCGCCCGCTGGTGCGCGGCTTCAACCTCACCCGCATTCCGCTGCTCAACAAGGGCACCGCCTTCACCGCCGAGGAGCGCGAAGCCCACGGTCTCGACGGCCTGCTCGCGCCGCAGGTGGACAGTCTGGAAGTGCTCATCGAGCGCGCCTACCGCGAGTTCTCCAAGCGCGGCGCGGCGCTGGAAAAACACGTCTACCTGCGCAACCTGCAAGACCGCAACGAGGTGCTGTTCTACGCGTTGCTCTCCCATCACGTCGAGGAAATGCTGCCCATCGTCTATACCCCCACGGTGGGCGACGCGGTCAAGAAGTTCAGCCAGATCTACCGCTACCCGCGCGGCCTGACGCTCAGCACCCGCACCATCGAGCGTGCCGAGCAGGCCCTCGCCAACGTGCCGCTCAACGACGTGCGGATTATCGTGGCGACCGATTCGAGCGCGATTCTGGGCATCGGCGACCAGGGCTTCGGCGGCATGGCGATCAGCATCGGCAAGCTCAGCCTCTACACCGTGGCGGGCGGCGTGGGGCCGGACAAGACGCTGCCCGTCGAACTCGACGTGGGCACGGGCCGCGCCGACCTGCGCGAAGACCCCCACTACCTCGGTGTCAAGCACGAGCGGCTGACCGGCGAGGAATATTTCGCCTTTATCGACAAGTTTGTCGAGGCGACCATTCAGCGCTACCCCAAGGCGATTATTCAGTGGGAAGACTTTTCCAAGGACGCGGCCTTCGAGGTGCTCGCCCGCTACCGCAAGGTCGTCCCGAGCTTCAACGATGACATTCAGGGGACAGGTGCGGTGGTGCTCGCCGGGGTGCTCAACGCCTGCCGCATCAAGGGCGAGGCGCTCAAAGACCAAGTGGTCGTCGTCCACGGCGCTGGGGCGGGCGGGGCCGGGGTCGCCGCCGCTATCCGCGAGGGGATGCACCGCGAAGGGCTGTCCCCCGACGAGATTGCCCGCCGCGTCTTCGTCCTCGACTCGCGCGGGCTGCTCACCGACGACCGCTCCATGGAAGCCTACAAGCAGGCGCTGGCGACGCCCCGCGCCCTGGTGAGCGGCTGGAGCGGCACCGACCTGCTGGGCGTGGTGCGCGAAGCCAAAGCAACCGTGCTGCTCGGTCTCTCCGGTGTCCCCGGCACCTTCGACGAGGACATCGTGAAGGCCGCGCTCGCCAACACGCCGCGCCCGTTGGTCTTTCCGCTGTCCAACCCCACCGCGCACTCCGAGGCGCTCCCCGAAGACATCCTGCGCTGGACGGACGGCGCGGCCATCGTCGCCACCGGCAGCCCTTTCGCGCCGGTCGAGCACGGCGGGCAGACGCACGAAATCGGGCAGGGCAACAACGCCTTCATCTTTCCTGGCCTCGGCTTTGGCGCCATTCTGGCCCGCGTGCGCGAGATCACCGACGAGATGGTCACCGAGGCCGCCTACGCGCTCGCCGACTACACTCAGGCGCACCATCCGGGCCGCACCTACCCGCCGGTCAACGAACTGTCGCAGGCGAGCGTGCAGGTGGCGGTGGCGGTCATCAAGCAGGCCATCAAGGACGGCGTCGCCACCGAATTCAGCGTGCGGCGTCTGAGCGACGGCGAACTGCGGGCCTTCGTGGAGCGCAAGTTTTGGGAACCCAAGTTTTTGCCCTACCACTCGTGA
- the aceB gene encoding malate synthase A translates to MTDLNLPAGMTINAPIKPEYAEILTPEALAFVAELHRRFEPRRRELMQKREERQQRLDAGELPDFLPETAEIRAGDWKISPLPDALKDRRVEITGPVDRKMIINALNSGAKMFMADFEDASSPTWDNCVQGQINLRDAVRGTISLEQNGKSYKLNDTTATLLVRPRGWHLPEKHVQVDGETLYGAFFDFGLFFFHNAKEQLARGKGPYFYLPKMESHLEARLWNDVFNYAEDTIQIPRGSIRATVLIETIVAAFEMDEILYELREHSAGLNCGRWDYIFSYIKKLRNHSDRVLPDRAKVTMAVPMMQNYSKLAIQTCHKRGAPAIGGMSAFIPVKGDEEKNAAAFEQVRVDKEREATNGHDGTWVAHPGMVQLATEVFDRIMPQPNQIGSDKQKDFSLTATDLLQAPEGSVTEAGVRTNINVGIQYLAAWLRGSGAVPIHNLMEDAATAEISRAQLWQWLKQGVTLEDGRTLDQGLFDQLYTEETDKLGAEFADASALFKQTATGDTLVDFLTLPGYQQLA, encoded by the coding sequence ATGACCGACCTGAACCTGCCCGCCGGAATGACCATCAACGCGCCGATCAAGCCCGAGTATGCCGAGATTCTGACGCCCGAGGCGCTGGCATTCGTCGCCGAGCTGCACCGCCGCTTCGAGCCGCGCCGCCGCGAGCTGATGCAAAAGCGCGAGGAGCGCCAGCAACGCCTTGACGCGGGCGAACTGCCTGACTTTCTCCCCGAAACCGCCGAGATTCGTGCGGGCGACTGGAAAATCAGCCCGCTGCCCGACGCTCTGAAAGACCGCCGCGTCGAGATTACCGGCCCGGTGGACCGCAAGATGATCATCAACGCGCTCAACTCCGGCGCAAAGATGTTCATGGCCGACTTCGAGGACGCCAGCAGCCCCACCTGGGACAACTGCGTGCAGGGCCAGATCAACCTGCGCGACGCGGTGCGCGGCACCATCAGCCTGGAACAGAACGGCAAGAGCTACAAGCTCAATGACACGACGGCCACCCTGCTGGTGCGTCCGCGCGGCTGGCACCTGCCGGAAAAGCATGTGCAAGTGGACGGCGAGACGCTTTACGGCGCCTTCTTCGACTTCGGACTGTTCTTCTTCCACAACGCCAAGGAGCAGCTTGCCCGTGGCAAGGGCCCGTACTTCTACCTGCCCAAGATGGAGTCGCACCTCGAAGCGCGGCTGTGGAACGACGTGTTCAACTACGCCGAGGACACCATTCAGATTCCGCGCGGCAGCATTCGCGCCACCGTGCTCATCGAAACCATCGTGGCGGCGTTCGAGATGGACGAGATTCTCTACGAACTGCGCGAGCACTCGGCGGGCCTGAACTGCGGGCGCTGGGACTACATCTTTTCCTACATCAAGAAGCTGCGCAACCACTCCGACCGCGTGCTGCCCGACCGCGCCAAGGTCACCATGGCCGTGCCCATGATGCAGAACTACTCCAAGCTCGCCATCCAGACCTGCCACAAGCGTGGCGCCCCGGCCATCGGCGGCATGAGCGCCTTTATCCCGGTCAAGGGCGACGAGGAAAAGAACGCGGCGGCCTTCGAGCAGGTGCGCGTGGACAAGGAACGCGAAGCCACCAACGGCCACGACGGCACCTGGGTCGCGCACCCCGGCATGGTGCAGCTCGCCACCGAGGTCTTCGACCGCATCATGCCGCAGCCCAACCAGATTGGCAGCGACAAGCAAAAGGACTTCAGTCTGACCGCCACTGATCTGCTTCAGGCGCCCGAAGGCAGCGTGACCGAAGCCGGCGTGCGGACCAACATCAATGTGGGCATTCAGTACCTCGCGGCGTGGCTGCGCGGCAGTGGCGCGGTGCCGATTCACAACCTGATGGAAGACGCCGCCACCGCTGAAATCAGCCGCGCGCAGCTGTGGCAGTGGCTCAAGCAAGGCGTGACGCTCGAAGACGGGCGCACCCTCGACCAGGGCCTCTTCGACCAGCTCTACACCGAGGAAACCGACAAGCTGGGCGCCGAGTTTGCCGACGCCTCGGCCCTGTTCAAGCAGACCGCCACGGGCGACACCCTGGTGGACTTCCTGACGCTGCCCGGCTACCAGCAGCTGGCCTGA
- a CDS encoding ABC transporter permease produces MYLALRELQHQKLRSLLIGGIVALIAFMVFMLTGLTRGLSRDSASLLLDTPAQSFVTTKEADGVLNRSFLSPEQVSALQQDNEDAAAFAQTFVSFSHGDKQLSGVLLGVDPRGFLAPDVSEGQTLRVAGGAVVDESLREDGVKVGDVLTLKPSGDQLRVSGFTRSARLNHQPGMYVSLARWQKLNPRMHGTVNAVALPAAPAQVNLGGADLSVTNRAQTLQVLPGYKEEQGSLTMIQVFLIAVAAFVLATFFYVMTLQKTAQFGLLKAIGASNRTLAGSVVAQMLILTLLAVAIAAAVTLGMVQLLPAGMPFHLTAANIASASGLLLVVAALASLLSVRRVAKVDPLIALGAA; encoded by the coding sequence ATGTACCTTGCTCTGCGCGAACTGCAACATCAGAAATTGCGTTCCCTGCTGATCGGCGGCATCGTCGCCCTCATCGCTTTTATGGTCTTTATGCTTACTGGCCTGACGCGCGGCCTCTCGCGGGACAGCGCCTCGCTGCTGCTCGACACGCCCGCGCAGTCTTTCGTGACCACCAAGGAAGCCGACGGCGTGCTCAACCGGTCTTTCCTGAGCCCGGAACAGGTCAGCGCCCTGCAACAAGACAACGAAGACGCGGCGGCCTTCGCCCAGACCTTCGTGAGCTTCAGCCACGGCGATAAACAGCTCAGCGGCGTGCTGCTCGGCGTGGACCCGCGCGGCTTTCTGGCGCCGGACGTAAGCGAAGGCCAGACCCTACGCGTGGCAGGCGGCGCGGTGGTGGACGAATCGCTGCGCGAAGACGGCGTGAAGGTCGGCGACGTACTGACCCTCAAGCCCAGCGGCGACCAACTGCGCGTGAGCGGCTTTACCCGCAGTGCCCGCCTAAACCACCAGCCCGGCATGTACGTGTCGCTGGCGCGCTGGCAAAAGCTCAACCCCCGTATGCACGGCACCGTGAACGCCGTGGCTCTGCCCGCCGCACCGGCTCAGGTCAACCTCGGCGGCGCCGACTTGAGCGTGACCAACCGCGCCCAGACGCTGCAAGTGCTTCCCGGCTACAAGGAAGAGCAGGGCAGCCTGACCATGATTCAGGTGTTCCTGATCGCCGTGGCGGCGTTCGTGCTGGCGACCTTCTTCTACGTGATGACGCTGCAAAAGACCGCGCAGTTCGGTCTGCTCAAGGCCATCGGCGCGAGCAACCGCACCCTCGCCGGCAGCGTGGTCGCCCAGATGCTGATTCTGACGCTGCTCGCCGTGGCCATCGCCGCCGCCGTCACCCTGGGCATGGTGCAACTGCTGCCCGCCGGGATGCCCTTCCACCTCACCGCCGCCAACATTGCCTCCGCCTCCGGCCTGCTGCTGGTCGTCGCCGCCCTGGCGAGCCTGCTGAGCGTGCGCCGCGTCGCCAAGGTAGACCCGCTGATTGCCCTCGGCGCAGCTTGA
- a CDS encoding ABC transporter ATP-binding protein, whose translation MTAIQMPAPRPVPLTPAAVAAPLAEPTLAVRHVSKVYRDGDTEITALHSTTFEVRPGELVAVNGPSGSGKSTLLSIAGALLRPTTGQVLIAGQDVTRLSERELPAFRLQHIGFVLQSSNLIPYLTVREQLTLVPRLAHADMRQAAAQADDLCAFWASKPVLGTIPMP comes from the coding sequence ATGACTGCCATCCAGATGCCGGCCCCCCGTCCCGTTCCCCTGACCCCCGCTGCCGTGGCCGCGCCGCTCGCGGAGCCCACCCTGGCGGTGCGTCACGTGTCCAAGGTCTACCGCGACGGCGACACCGAGATCACGGCGCTGCACTCCACCACCTTCGAGGTGCGCCCCGGCGAACTGGTGGCGGTCAACGGCCCGAGCGGCAGCGGCAAGAGCACCCTGCTCTCCATTGCGGGGGCGCTGCTGCGGCCCACCACCGGGCAGGTCTTGATTGCCGGGCAGGACGTGACGCGGCTGAGCGAGCGCGAACTGCCTGCTTTCCGGCTCCAGCACATCGGCTTTGTACTCCAGAGCAGCAACCTGATTCCGTACCTCACGGTGCGCGAGCAGCTCACGCTGGTGCCCCGGCTCGCCCACGCCGACATGCGGCAGGCCGCCGCGCAGGCCGACGACCTGTGCGCGTTCTGGGCCTCGAAGCCCGTGCTGGGCACTATCCCGATGCCCTGA
- a CDS encoding ATP-binding cassette domain-containing protein — translation MRVLGLEARAGHYPDALSGGQKQRVAIARALMNNPGLILADEPTASLDGARGREVVQMLADEVRTHQKAGVMVTHDERVLDLCDRVVTMVDGQLRG, via the coding sequence GTGCGCGTTCTGGGCCTCGAAGCCCGTGCTGGGCACTATCCCGATGCCCTGAGCGGGGGCCAGAAGCAACGCGTCGCCATCGCCCGCGCCCTGATGAACAACCCCGGCCTGATTCTGGCCGACGAACCCACCGCCAGCCTCGACGGCGCCCGGGGCCGCGAAGTGGTGCAGATGCTCGCCGATGAGGTGCGGACCCATCAGAAGGCCGGCGTGATGGTCACCCACGACGAGCGCGTGCTCGACCTGTGTGACCGGGTGGTGACTATGGTGGACGGGCAACTGCGCGGCTGA
- a CDS encoding S8 family serine peptidase, translating into MKKISLAVLSLTTLLAACGQPQTSPQSPAASAPSVAVPRTHALDIDPAQVVTTKNGDMYVRNQLVVNLRGHSADALADQLGGRVLDQLPELDVALIELPQGKDARSVGVALMREGQVLYAAAQTVQRQIEPVRTAQDQLGAQAVNQVFDTLPQYALDSNHLHAKAAWDAGFTGKGVKVGVIDDPSDVSHPDLRPNWAGKAYDPATNTTYTTVQGWIDAIDGFDGKVDNKVDPGIEHGTAVASTIAAAKNGQGIVGVAPDSKFYTAAIFQPGFIGDYLVARSVIWTVNQGAQVINNSWGGTGYSPLLKQAFDYALERDITVVVSAGNSYREEWRNPAQLPGVIASAALDINNDKAGFSTYGRHVSVAAPGVDVMLASPLFINADGTRKTGGYTKDGGSGYQLISGTSFSGPYTSGVAAVILGAKPDLDPHQVRRLMEETADGSVGSNKAGFDRETGYGLIRMDKLADRLKGSNMPQKGGAGRVKVEIQTPGGYVPGILADVILEGDGADGAVYAVQTDSDGYANFVSIAPGTYTLRVATPDLTLTGGQSDERDTYVGKLTVTSGSVLSTVAPQRVVLVKGAVDLNPVDPYEPNDTMAEAKPISYGKMTELAYIFGKPRDVDFFSFTGKAGDNIQADVHARTAIGGSLDSFLVLRDASGKNLAYNDDANGQDSVITFKLPADGTYFLEVSSCNILCKSNGDDASKGQDDDSPFNKYVLELQLLK; encoded by the coding sequence ATGAAAAAGATTTCTCTTGCTGTTCTCTCTCTGACCACGCTGCTCGCGGCCTGTGGTCAGCCGCAGACCTCGCCCCAGTCCCCCGCCGCGAGTGCCCCCAGCGTGGCGGTGCCCCGGACCCACGCGCTCGATATTGACCCGGCGCAGGTCGTCACCACCAAGAACGGCGACATGTACGTGCGCAACCAGCTCGTCGTGAACCTACGCGGCCACAGCGCCGACGCCCTGGCCGACCAACTCGGCGGGCGCGTCCTCGACCAGCTTCCCGAACTCGACGTGGCACTCATCGAATTGCCGCAGGGCAAGGACGCCCGCAGCGTGGGCGTGGCCCTGATGCGCGAAGGGCAGGTGCTCTACGCCGCGGCTCAGACCGTGCAGCGTCAGATCGAGCCGGTCAGGACCGCACAGGACCAGCTCGGCGCCCAGGCCGTGAACCAGGTGTTCGACACCCTGCCGCAGTACGCGCTCGACAGCAACCACCTGCACGCCAAGGCTGCCTGGGACGCGGGCTTTACCGGCAAGGGCGTGAAGGTCGGCGTGATCGACGATCCGTCCGACGTGTCGCACCCCGACCTGCGCCCCAACTGGGCGGGTAAGGCCTATGACCCGGCCACCAACACCACCTACACCACCGTGCAGGGCTGGATCGACGCCATCGACGGCTTCGACGGCAAGGTGGACAACAAGGTGGACCCCGGCATCGAGCACGGCACCGCCGTCGCCTCCACCATCGCCGCTGCGAAAAACGGTCAGGGCATCGTGGGCGTGGCGCCCGACTCCAAGTTCTACACCGCCGCCATCTTCCAGCCCGGCTTTATCGGGGATTATCTGGTGGCCCGCTCGGTGATCTGGACGGTCAACCAGGGCGCTCAGGTCATCAACAACTCGTGGGGCGGCACCGGGTACTCGCCGCTGCTCAAGCAGGCCTTCGACTACGCGCTGGAGCGCGACATCACCGTGGTCGTCTCGGCGGGCAACTCCTACCGCGAGGAGTGGCGCAACCCCGCGCAGCTTCCCGGCGTGATCGCCTCGGCGGCGCTCGACATCAACAACGACAAGGCGGGCTTCTCCACCTACGGGCGTCACGTCAGCGTGGCCGCGCCCGGCGTGGACGTGATGCTGGCCTCACCGCTGTTCATCAACGCGGACGGCACCCGCAAGACGGGCGGTTATACCAAAGACGGCGGCAGCGGCTACCAGCTGATCAGCGGCACGTCCTTCTCCGGCCCCTACACCTCGGGCGTGGCCGCCGTGATTCTGGGCGCCAAGCCTGACCTCGACCCGCACCAGGTTCGCCGCCTGATGGAAGAAACCGCCGATGGCAGCGTGGGCAGCAACAAGGCGGGCTTTGACCGCGAAACCGGCTACGGCCTGATCCGCATGGACAAGCTCGCCGACCGCCTCAAGGGCAGCAACATGCCGCAAAAAGGTGGCGCGGGCCGCGTGAAGGTCGAGATTCAGACCCCCGGCGGCTACGTGCCCGGCATCCTCGCCGACGTGATTCTGGAAGGTGACGGGGCCGACGGCGCGGTGTACGCGGTGCAGACCGACTCGGACGGCTACGCCAACTTCGTGTCTATTGCCCCCGGCACCTACACCCTGCGCGTGGCGACGCCCGACCTGACCCTGACCGGCGGCCAGAGCGACGAGCGCGACACCTACGTGGGCAAGTTGACCGTGACCTCCGGCAGCGTGCTGAGCACCGTGGCCCCGCAGCGGGTGGTGCTGGTCAAGGGCGCCGTGGACCTCAACCCGGTGGACCCCTACGAGCCCAACGACACCATGGCCGAGGCCAAGCCGATCAGCTACGGCAAGATGACCGAGCTGGCCTACATCTTCGGCAAGCCGCGTGACGTGGACTTCTTCAGCTTTACCGGCAAGGCGGGCGACAACATTCAGGCCGACGTGCACGCCCGCACGGCCATCGGCGGCTCGCTCGACTCGTTCCTGGTGCTGCGCGACGCCAGCGGCAAGAACCTCGCCTACAACGACGACGCCAACGGTCAGGACTCGGTCATCACCTTCAAGCTGCCCGCTGACGGCACTTACTTCCTGGAAGTGTCGAGCTGCAACATCCTGTGCAAGTCCAACGGCGACGACGCTAGCAAGGGCCAGGACGACGACAGCCCCTTTAACAAGTACGTGCTCGAACTGCAACTGCTCAAGTAA
- a CDS encoding LamB/YcsF family protein, whose protein sequence is MTTTLTTDLNADAGESFGHWPLGDDARLFPLLTSVNLALGFHAGDPVTLHSAVRLARQHGLGIGAHPGYPDLVGFGRRELALTPLEIQAATLYQIGALQAFLTVEGGTLQHVKAHGALYMRIHEDRAAGEAFCHAVQQLVPQAYLIVLAGAAGSDLALTAAAHGLRVRREAFPERAYTGDGRLASRQLPGSSIHDPAEAARRAVGMAQGWVQTLGGERLALEMDTLCIHGDNPQAVAIAGAIRAALAENGVTLARLHD, encoded by the coding sequence ATGACCACGACCCTGACCACCGACCTCAACGCCGATGCGGGCGAGTCGTTTGGCCACTGGCCCCTCGGCGACGACGCCCGGCTCTTTCCCCTGCTTACCAGCGTGAATCTGGCGCTGGGCTTTCACGCGGGCGACCCGGTGACGCTGCACAGCGCGGTGCGGCTGGCACGGCAGCACGGGCTGGGCATCGGGGCGCACCCCGGCTACCCCGACCTCGTGGGCTTCGGGCGCCGGGAGCTGGCGCTCACACCGCTGGAAATTCAGGCGGCGACGCTTTATCAGATTGGGGCTTTGCAGGCGTTTTTGACAGTGGAGGGCGGCACGCTGCAACACGTCAAGGCGCACGGAGCGCTCTACATGCGTATTCACGAGGACCGCGCCGCCGGGGAAGCGTTTTGCCACGCCGTGCAGCAACTCGTCCCGCAGGCGTATCTCATCGTGCTGGCGGGCGCGGCGGGGAGCGACCTCGCGCTGACGGCGGCAGCCCACGGCCTGCGCGTCCGGCGCGAAGCTTTTCCCGAGCGGGCGTACACCGGGGACGGTCGGCTGGCCTCCCGGCAGCTGCCCGGCAGCAGCATTCATGACCCTGCCGAGGCCGCCCGGCGCGCGGTGGGCATGGCGCAGGGCTGGGTGCAGACGCTGGGCGGTGAGCGGCTGGCGCTGGAGATGGACACCCTGTGTATCCACGGCGACAACCCACAGGCGGTGGCGATTGCCGGGGCCATTCGCGCGGCGCTAGCGGAAAACGGCGTGACGCTGGCCCGGCTGCACGACTGA